The DNA sequence AACTGCCTTTGTCCCTAAGAGTTCTTTTAAGTAATCAGCTATACCCCGACCATCATGGCGAAGCGATGTGACCAGTGCTCCTAAGTCATGGACGGCACCGATGAAAATAGTTCCCAGTACCAACCATAGCAGGGCAGGAAGCCAACCCCAAATAGCTGCTACTGAAGCGCCAACAATTGGCGCAGCACCGGCAATAGATGTAAAATGATGGCCGAATACGACATATTTATCCGTTGGGACGTATTCGAAGCCATCATCCAATCGCACAGCCGGTGTTACAGTATTAGGATTTAATTTCCAGATTCTCTTAGATAAAAACGTGGCATAATACTTCATTGCGAGGTAGTAAAGGACCACCGCGAAAATAACAAAGTATAATCCGTTCATTGATGTCCTCCTATTTCTGTTAATAATGAACCTACGTTCCTCCTAAACAGCAAAGCAATAACCCTGTGATCTATATCATAGATCACCTCCTTGGTAAGTTTACTTGTAGATTAATTAATGATGAGAATAATGGTGATTGATTGGTTTATCTGCAGCTAAAGTTTATACAATTTTCTCACATGTTAGCATAAGCAGAATAAACAGTCAATAGATAATATTGGAAATATCGTGTTTATTAGACTCTTAATCTAGGCTCAAACAGGAAATAGGTTATAATACCGTTAAGCGGAAAGTCAAGGGAGGGAGCACGATGATTCCCAGAAGAGCTCTTGGGAAAACCGGTTATGAGGTATCGATCTTCAGTCTTGGTGGTGAGTCAATCCTGGAACAGACCGGCCACGCAGAAGAAGCAGAGAAAATAATTAACCGGGCAATCGACCTTGGAGTAAATTATATTGATACTGCGCCAACATATGGGGCAGGAGGTAGTGAAAAGAATATTGGCCGGGTGATGGCATACCGAAGGAATAAAGTTTTTCTGGCTACCAAAACAGGCGATCGCTCTTACGATGGAACGATGCGTAAGCTGGAGAGAAGCCTGAAAAAACTTCGCACTGACTATCTTGATCTTTACCAACTCCACGACATGCAAAATGAAGATGATTTGAAAAGGGCATTTTCAAATGACGGGGCACTCAAAGCACTTGAAAAACTTCGTGAGCAAAAGGTGGTCCGGTTTATTGGCATAACAGGGCACAAAGATCCGGATTTGCTTTTAAAGGGAATCAAGGAATATCCCTTCGACTGCCTGCTGATCCCGATCAATGCCGGTGATATTCATGACATTCCCTTTCAAAATAAACTTTTACCCGAAGCAGTTGAAATGGGAATGGGCGTGATTGCGATGAAGGTTACAGCAGTGAAGCGTATCTTCCATTCCGGCGGTATTACTTCTATGAAACAGGCTTTAAGCTACACTCTTACCTTCCCTGTGAGTACAGCAATCGTGGGTATATCAAAAATTGAAGAGGTTGACGAAAATGCCCGCATCACTGCAGAATTTAACAATTTATCAGAAGATGAAATTAAACAGATCGAATCGATGACCAAACCTTACTCCTATGAAGCTAATTTTTTCAAACACGAGTGGTAAAATTTATCATGCTGCTGAAAAAAAAGGAAGCAAAACTCCTTTGCAGAAAACCTTTTGTATATTTATATTATTGACGAGAACAGCTTGAAATAAGAAAAGGTGGCAGAAAAAATGTCTTGGAAGGATCAGTTAAAGGGTGATACACTCTCCTGGCTTCTGGATGAGAACGAACCCGGTGTCCGTTATCTTGCCATGCGGGATCTGCTTGAACTACCATCGGGTGATTCCGATTTGATCTCTGCCTGTGAAAAGGCCCATTCAGTTGGGCCGATTTCAATTATTTTAGAACAGATGAATAATGATGGTTACTGGGTAACACCGGGTCCGGGATATAATCCAAAATACCGCAGCTCAGTCTGGTCACTAATCCTTTTGGCTCAGTTGGGAGCTTTAATTAGCTTTGATCAGCGTATTGAAAAAGCCTGTCGTTATTTAATTGAGAATGCCCTCACAGAACATGGACAATTCAGCGCATCAGGAACCCCTTCAAGCACGGTAGACTGTCTGCAGGGAAATATGTGTGCATCCATGATAGATCTGGGTTATAACGATCCTCGATTGGAAAACGCATTTGAGTGGATGGCCCGCAGTGTAACCGGAGAAGGGGTTGCGCCCATGGAAGATAAAAAAGCTGCACTCAGATATTATTCGGGTAAATATGGCCCCGGTTTCCTTTGCGGAGCAAACAATAAAGAAGCCTGTGCCTGGGGCGCAGTAAAGGTAATGCTTGCCTTTGGTAAATTACCACTTAGCCAGCGGACACCTTTAATTGAAAGGGCAATTGAAAAAGGGATCGAGTTTCTCTTCAGCGTAGATCCGGTAGATTCCACCTACCCTTCCGGATGGAACGAAAAACCGAGCGGTAACTGGTGGAAATTCGGATTTCCTGTTTTCTATGTTACCGATCTTCTGCAAAATGTTGAAGCCCTGGTTAACCTGGGATTTGGAAGGGACCAAAGATTAGCGAACGCATTAAAATACATTCGTGATAAACAGGATAATGAAGGCCGATGGGCTATAGATTATGATTACCCGGGTAAAACCTGGGTTGATTTCGGCCCGAAGAAGCAGCCAAACAAGTGGGTCACCCTGAGAGCGGCCCGGGTTATAAAGGACTCCTTTTCGAACAAAACCAAAAAAATATTTTGAGAGGAAGTTGGACTGACTGGCGCATTGACAGAAAAGTAGAATCTTCAGTGTGACCATATGATGCCTTAGACCAGTTTTTATTAAAATAAGAGGCTGCTCAAATAACCGGCAGCCTCTTTCCTGTCTTGTGGGTAAAAGTGTCCAGTAAACAGCTTACTCCATTTTCAATGACTGGGAAAAGAACGGTGTGATCAGGCTGGTTACGGTCGGATCTGTTACTACGTTGACCACAGCAGGTTTCCCTGAGGCAAAAGCTCTCTCAATGGCCGGAATAATCTCAGCATCTTCGGTCACATATTCTCCGTGGCCTCCCAGTCCTTCCACAACTTTCTCGTAACGGCGCAGGCCAAGTTCGGCGCATTGCAGGCGGTCCGCGCCAATCGACATTTCCTGGCCGTGCTTGATCATTCCCCAGGCGCAATCATTATTGATAATGCAAACTATGGGTATATTATGGCGGACCATGGTATCAAATTCCATGGCATTAAAGCCAAATGAACCATCCCCATTCAAAAGCAGGACCTTCTTGTCCGGATTAGCCAGTTTGGCGGCCATGGCAAAGGGGATTCCTGTACCCAGACAGCCGAACAACCCGGCGGCGGAGCCAATCACACCGGCTTTCAGTTTAGACATAAATCCGGTAAGCCCGAAATAAACGGTGTCTCCTCCATCGGCAATATAATAGGCATCTTTCCCTGCATATTCCTGAATTTTTGCTGCCAGGCGGACCGGGTGGATTGGATCAGATGGGGAACTGCGCATTTGAAGCTCGTAATCGAGCATAGCCTGACTGGACTCCCTGATCGACTGTAGCCAAGCGGTGTGGTCCTTTTTCTCAGTCAGGGGAATCAGTTCTTCCAAAGTTGCTGCAATATCTCCCATTAATCCCACATCAGCCGAACGATTTCGATCAAGTTCGCTGGCTTCAATATCAATCCTGATGACCTTTGCAGAAGGTGGGATCAAATTGCCCGATTGAAGCAGCCAGTTAAACCTGATTCCGGCGGCAATAATAACATCTGCCTGGGGGGTAGCAGACATCATGCCGATATAACCGCAATCCCAGATTGACTGAGGATGGTCGTCGGCAAGTTCACCCCTGCCGTAATTAAGCAGCATAAAAGGTATTCCGCTTTGTTCAATGAACTTTTTCAATACAGGTGAACAGCTACTGAACCCGACTCCGCTGCCACCAATGAACAGGGGCTGTTTGGCGCTATTGATCATCTCTGCTGCCTTAGCCAGTGAATTTTTGTCCGGGCGCACTATATACCGGCCATCCGGTCTTGGAGGAAAGGGTGCTTCACTTTCATCAACAGAAATGTTCAATACATCCGGTGGTAGTTCGAGGAAAACAGGTCCGGGCCGCCCTTCTTTTGCTTTGCGGAAAGCAATCGATAGGTATTCCGGAATTCGTTTGGCATCGTAACAGGTCGCGCACCATTTGGTTACCGGTTTGATCATATCGATCTGGTTCATCTCCTGCAGGGCTCCTTTAAGCTCATCCCGCAGGGCATGTCTTCCACTGAGGATAACCAATGGTGTATTATCAAGGCTTGCATTTACGATTCCGGTTAACCCGTTTGTAAAACCGGGGCCGGCTGTCAGAAAACAGACACCGGTTTTTCCCGTGTATATGGACCAGGCTTCGGCCGCCATTACTGCTGCCTGTTCATGCCGGACATCGATTGTCCGGATCCCGTATTCGGTGAATCCATCCAGCAGGGATTCAATGTGACCTCCCGAGATACCGAAAACTATTTCAACATCTTCAACTTCCTTTAAATATTTTACTGCCAGGTGTCCGCCATTAATACGTGCCATAATAATCCTCCTTATTAATTTATTCTAACCAGTACTTTTATATCCGGGCAGCACTTATCGAATAGAGGTTTAAACCCATCCTCAACCAGCTTCTCCAGATTTATAACTTTATTAACAAGCGGTTCCAACGCTCCCGGATCTGCTGCAATTATACTTAACGCTTCCCGGAACTCATCTGCTGTAGAGCCGTAAGAAGTCCTGATCTGTATTTCCCTGGTAACCAGGCCTAAGAAGAAGAGGTCTACCGGTATTTCACAGATGCCGAGCACAACAACCGAGCCGCCCTGGCGGGCCAGGTTTACTGTTTCTTTGATGGTGTCCGGAATTCCCACACACTCAAAAACCAATTCAGCACCTGTGCCCGAAGTTAGTTCATTTACTTTCTTCTCAAGAGATTCGATTCCCGGATTAATTGTTGCTGTTGCTCCCATTTCTTCAGCAGTCTTCAATCGTTCATCGTTAAGATCGATAACATAAATTTTCCCCAGGCCGCGCCTCTTCAGCTCGGCCAGCAGGCAAAGTCCGATCGCACCTGCCCCAAGGATAATAGCAGCCTGATCTGTAGAAGCTTTAATCAGTTTAACCGCATGCAGTGCTACACTGTACGGTTCAGCCAGGGCACCCATTTCAATGGGCATGGATTCAGGTATAACGACAATGCTCTCTTGCGGTGCCAGTAAATAGTCAGCCATGGCACCTTCCCTGGTAACTCCGACAATATTCATTGTTTCGCATATATTGTCCCGGCCTGACAGGCATGAAAAACAGCTGTTACAGGCAATTGAAGCTGTGCCGGTTACTTTTTGTCCCTGAACAAGATGATCCACGTCCGGTCCAACTTCTTCAATTATTCCGGCATATTCATGGCCAATAGTCATACCAAAAGGGAAAAGACCGCTCTTGTAAGCATGTAAATCTGAACCGCAGATACCGCAATACTCAACACGAACCAGCACTTCACCTGCAGCCGGGACAGGGCGTGGCTTATCGATGAGACATAGTTCTTCCACACCGTTAAGAATGGCTGCCCGCAATATATTCACCCACCTTTATGTATAAAATGGACTACATGGTTAACAAGGGAAAAGTAGTATTTGCAATTATAAGATTATTTAAAAGCATATCACAAGTAATGCAAAATTTAAACAATTAGTTTGCTTTCTGAATCTTAAATTGCACACTCGTCAGTGGTGCCATATAATATTTCATATAAATAAAATATGGTTTCTGTTGACAGATTGGTGGTGGTTCTTAAATGTCTAAAATTTTGCGCTGCCCCTGGTGTGGAGATGATCCACTTTATGTTAAGTATCACGATGAAGAATGGGGGGTGCCGGTTTATAGCGATCAACGTCACTTCGAGTTCCTGGTCCTTGAATCGGCGCAGGCCGGGTTAAGCTGGTTGACCATTCTTCGCCGTCGCGAGGATTATCGCCGGATTTATGAAGATTTTGATCCGTTTAAGGTTGCCCGGTTTGATGACACTAAAATTGAGGAGATGATGCAAGATAAAAGAATTATCCGGAACAGGCTAAAGATTGAATCATCTATTAATAATGCGCGGCGATACCTGGAAGTTTGTGATATGTTCGGCAGCTTTTCCAATTACCTGTGGAATTTTGTTGACGGCAAACCGCTAATTGGTCATTGGGAGGACATTTCTGAAATACCTGCGCAAACTTCCCTGTCCGAACAGATGAGCCGAGATCTCAAAAAAAGAGGTTTTAAATTTATAGGACCGACAATAATCTATTCACATCTTCAGGCGACAGGGCTGATCAACGATCACCTGGTTAGCTGTTTTCGTTACCAGGAACTTGTATCCCACAGGTAAGTGCCAAGAAAGTTAGTTATAGTTATTGAAGTAATGTCTCCGTATTAGCTACAGGTTGTATCGGAGTCTCCTAATTCAAGAAGGTTCTCCACAATTTCAGCAGCGCTCCTTACTATATCATGGCAGACTGATGTGAAGAGCTGTTTATCTTTTGCTTCCTGAAGTACTTCGGGATTGCTTATATCACATCCGAGTAAGTCTTTACACTGTACTGAGCCGTACTTTTCTTTGAATCTACGGGTGAATTCCTGAATCAATGCATAAGTTTCATCCTTGGCGTTGTTGTCGTCGGCAGCTATTTTGCCGTGCTTCAGCCCAATCAACATGTATGCCCCGGTAACAGCGCCACAGGTTCCTGCAGTGTAACTCATCCCGCTGCCGAAGCCGCAGGCAATTTTCAAAGCCTTCTCAGGGTCCAGCCCAAGCTCTTCGCAGTAGGTGGAAAAAAGTGCCTGAGAACAGAGGAATCCATTTGCAAAACTTTGTACAGCAGCATCAGTCTTTTTCATAGTTTATCTCCTTTTGGCCTGGCGTTAAATATGATTTGGTTGACTTGACACAATTTCTTATAGGTACTATTGTAAATAATAAAGCTAGATAAGTATATCAAATATCATATCTATCTGGCTAACCAGGATTTTAGATATACTAGGCTTCATGTCGATGCTTATTTAGTTAAACTGTCAGAAATAAGTAACTCAGTCTGAGAATAAAGGATGAGACAAGCATGAAGGGAACTCTGGTTGGTGTAAGCGTAGCTGCCGCCGTTGCAATTCTTATTGCCTATCTTACCGAAGGTTCTTATCTTGTTTCTGAAGGCCTGACTATAAGCCGGCAAACCCTGATGAATGCACTGCCCATGATCATTATCGCTTTTATTCTGACCGGGCAAATCGGGGTTTTCTTGTCAAAGACGGATATCGGTGGCGTTTTTAAAAAGTTTTCAGGTATGAAAGGAATTATATCAGGGGCAATTATCGGGGGACTTTTCCCCGGTGGTCCTTATGTCTTCTACCCATTCATTTCGGGATTTAAGGGAAAAGCAATTCCCTTTTATCTTTTTAACTCATTTATCTTCGGCAAGATCATTTATGATGTTACGCGTTTGCCCATGGAAATTAGCCTGATCAACCCTACAGTTGCCCTTATTCGTAACATCCTGACCTTTCCGCTGCCATTTATCGTGGGATACCTTTACTACAGGATTGATTCAAACCTGACTACTGCCGGCTACTTTCAAAAGGAGGAAGGCTAATGTTTACTGCTACGCTGGTCCTCGCCATTTTGGCTTTGGTTTTTTTCTTTCTTAACTTAAAAAGCGGCAAGCATTTAGAGGGATTAATTCAGGGTGCGAAACAGTTCTTAGCTGTTTTGCCTGTACTCGTAGCGGCTTTTATTCTTGCCGGTATGCTTGAAGCGTTAATTCCGGAAGCGTTCGTCAGACAATGGCTGGCCAGCGAAGCCGGCGTCAGAGGCGTAATTCTTGGGACTATTGGCGGAATGATTTTAGCAATGGGCCCTTACGCCTCATTCCCGATTATCTCTTCCATTCAGGGTGCCGGAGCAGGTTTGGGTACAACCGTGGCCTTGGTTACCGGATGGATGCTCCTCGGATTGTCCCGCTTTCCTTTTGAAATGGGAGTGCTTGGATTACGTTTTACATTAACCAGGATGGCAATAAGCATTCCATTATGTTTACTAGTAGGCATACTGGCTCACCTTATTGAGGTGTTCCTTTTATAAGATTCAAACCAAGCTCTTGCATGTTTCACACTTTCCCCCGGCTTCTTAAATCATATATCCTCTGAAATCTCTGATAGTTACTTTAGCCCTATTTTGTGAATTACAGATAATTATTTTTGTAAAACATATAATATTTATTGACTAACAATAAATATCGTGATATAGTTGTGTTGAAATAAATAGATTGGAGTGATCATGATGGTTAAATACACTGGAGAAAAATCAGCAGCCTCATTAATAAAATCATTGCTTGGAGCTGCCTGGTACCTGGGGATTATATTTACCATAGTTCTATTTATCGGACAAATCTACTTGTTTTTTATAAATCCCCAGGTATTTGGAGAAAATGTAATGCTTAGAATCGAAACTCCGGGTATTGCATTCAGCTTTAATGAAGGGTTTACACAAACCGATGCCCAAAAGCTATTTATATACCAGTTTGCCCTGGTGTTACCGCTTTTGGCTATAGGGCTTCTGGTGATCTATCAGTTGAGAAAAATTTTAGCAACCCTGGTTGATGAAACACCTTTCACAATTGATAATGCCAGAAGAATTGCCGTTATTGGATACTCGATCATTGCCGCTACTATAATCAGGGCTGTATTAAATATGTTAATTGGCCTATACTTCAGCAGTACAGTCAACCTGCCAGGTCTTGAACTTTATGCCAATATTCGTCTCGAAGATTTTAGCGGAATTCTAATCGGGGCTCTTGTTTTAATACTCGCCGAAGTATTTAAACATGGATCGAGGTTACAAGAGGAACAAGACCTGACGGTGTAAAGGAGGAAATGTCGGTGGCAATCATAGTTCGCCTTGATCGCATTATGGCCGATCGCAAGATTTCACTTACCGAACTGGCTGAAAAAGTAGGCATAACCTTGTCTAACCTTTCGCTACTCAAAACAGGGAAAGTGAGGGCTGTCCGGTTTTCAACCCTGGAAGCCCTCTGCCGTGAATTGAACTGCCAACCTGGCGATCTGTTGGAATATAAAGCAGATTGACTATCCAAAAAACGATTAGCTAACTACCAGCGGGCGTAATGCTCTTCAGCCCAACCGACCATGTTGCTAATTCCTTTAGATTGACATCAGAGTCAGCGGGTTTTATAATCAAGTTAAATAAATGGTTAGTCAGGAGGGTAACCGATACATTGGAACCCGTGGTAAGAGATGAAGCGAAAGAAAGGATCATCAAAGCCTCCATTGCCCTGTTTTCTGAGAAAGGATACGATGGGACACGGGTTAATGAAATCTCCGAAGCAGCAAAAGTAAACAAGGCGCTGATCTACTATTATTTTAAAAACAAGGAAGCTATACTGGATTACCTTCTGGAAAATCTTTTTAATGACATTAAAGAATTAGCCATGGGCTTTATTCGCAATAATGTTGTCAGGATGATCCAGGAAGGAGATTTGGATATCGAGGAAGATCGCTTCCATTTTAGCGATAAGGCAGCAATGGACTTCTTCCTCCAAAATATCAATACTTATTACGAAAGGATGATCGATTACGTAATAGAAAGAAGAGATGTTTTCCGAATCATGATGCTGGAATCTCTCAAACACCGTAAACACCCATTTAATGTATTCAGGTTCATGGAGATGTTAGAAAGCAGAGATTCAAACCCACTATATAAAATAATAAAAAATGCCGACGATGATTTTACAATAACAAATGAAGTGGTAATGTTTAAATTTTTCTTCGGCCTCATACCGATATTAAGCTTGGCTACATTTTTCGATGATTGGTTGAAGCTAAAGTCAATCGAAGAAAAAGAACTTCGCGATTTATTCATAAAAAACTACCAACTACTCTCGCAAATGTTTGTCAAAGGTAATGACATATTGATAACAGGCACACTCCCATAAGAAGCATTTTTACTGCCACTATAGTCAACAAATAATTAAAAAAGGATTCCACAAAAAAATTTTCAAGAATTTAACTAAACGTTTGGTTAAATATTAAGAGGGTGATCCCAATGACATGAAAAAAAAGAGTCGTAAGGACACATTCAGGAATCCGTACTTAAAGATTTAAACCTAAGGAGGGTTTAAAATGAGTTTTGAGTCGGTTAAGAAAGCGGCAGCCGAATTCGCCCTGGATAAAGCAACCCATTATGTTTCACAAAACCCCGAACAAAACATCTATACCATGCTCGATTTCGCCGAAAAAGTAGCAACACAACCTTTGCATAAAGAGAATATACAAAGCATACGGGAACACTTCAGGTCAAACCCGGTTATTTTCGAACAGGCAAAGCGGCTGGCCAAAAATCCAAAAATGCTTTCCAAATTTATGGTTAATTGGGTTGCCAACCATGAACTGGCCGGAAAAGCGGTGAGGGAAAAATTTACTGAAGAGCTTGGAGTAAATGTACCAAACTTAATTCTGGTTGATCCAACTTCAGCCTGTAATCTACGCTGTGAAGGTTGCTGGGCTGGTGAATATAGTAAATCAAATAGTCTTGAACCAGAATTACTCAATCGGATTTTAAGGGAAGCGAAAGAGCTAGGAATCTACTGGATCGTATTTTCCGGTGGGGAACCATTTGCCTATAAACCGCTTCTCGATGTGGTCGCTGATCATCCCGACATGAGTTTTATGGCCTATACAAACGGTACGCTGATTGATGAAAAAGTTGCAGATCGTCTTGCAGAACTGGCCAATTTTTCTCCGGCTTTCAGCCTGGAAGGCTGGCGGGAACAGACTGATGACCGGAGAGGAAAAGGAACCTTTGATAAAGTAATGAAAGCGATGGATTTGCTCCGGGAGAGAGGCGTTTTCTTCGGAACTTCTGTTACGGCTACCCGCTATAATGTTGATGTGCTTTTCAGCGACGAATATATTGATTTCCTCGTCGATAAAGGAGCAGTTTACGAATGGTCTTTCCACTATGTTCCGGTCGGTCGCGATCCCGATACAAGTTTAATGCTTACCGCGGAGCAGAGGGGCTGGCTGGCCCGAAGGGTACCTCAGTTACGTAAAGAAAAACCAATTATGATTGCCGATTTCTGGAACGATGGCGAGTCGACCAGGGGCTGTATAGCCGGCGGCAGGATGTATTTTCATATAAACGCTTCCGGGGATATTGAACCCTGTGCTTTTGCGCACTTTGCAGTTGATAATATACGAGGTAAAAGTATCAAGGAAGTTCTCGGTAATCCGCTGTTCATATCATTCCAGAAAAGGCAGCCGTTTTGCGATAACCATCTGGCACCCTGCCCGATTATTGACAATCCCCAGATGTTAAGGGATATAGTAAAAGAAAGTGGTGCCCGCCCCACTCATACTGGTGCTGATGATATTCTTAAAGGTTCAGTAGCTGAATATCTGGATCACCTTTCAGCTTGCTGGAAAAATGAAGCAGCAGTAGTTAAAGCAGAGAGGGAAAAAAGCAGAAGCCTTGCACAGGTTAAATAAGTGTTCTAAATAACTCCTATCTTAATGGTAGTGTTTGCTGTCAGGGGGACGGGGTTGTTGACAACATTTTTATGTATTAGAATATCTATATTGCAGGCGGAACCATTAATAATGTTGTGAAGTCTTAGAAAGAAAGGAGGTAGTTAAATATGATGCATTGGTGGAACTGGGGATCTTCATGGGGGGTATTATCGATGATATTTGGATGGTTGGTTTTATTGGCTATTATAGGCTTGGTTATATACTTAGTTATATCAAATAATAAGCCGCAAAGTTCAATTGGAAGCAAGGTTGAGAGTAACAATAAGGCAGCTGAAATAATTAAGGAAAGATATGCAAAAGGAGAAATTTCAAGAGAAGAGTACAAACAGATGCTGGAAGACATGAAGGAATGATTCATTTGCCGGGTAAATTATTTTAAAGGAGCCTTTTATGAGCAAAATATATGAATTTGAAGCAATCCTTATAAAAGTTCCTGATATTGATGGTGCCTATATAGAAATTCCTTTTGATGTAAAAACAGAATTCGGTAAAGGCAGGGTTCCTGTATATGCCACATTTGATGGAGAGCCATATCAAGGCAGTCTCGTCAGGATGAAAACACCCTGCCATATTATCGGAGTTAGAAAAGACATTCGGGCGAAAATTGGAAAACAAGCTGGAGATATTGTTAAAGTTACTATCAAAGAAAGAAATACCTGATAATAATTTCATACCTTTAAAGAGAAATGATTTATTGATCTTATAATTGCATTGCTCCAATATATGTAAATACTGCAGCAATGATAACAAGAATAACAGCAGCGAATAGAATCACAACCTGAATTAAATAAGTAAGGATACTCATACCTGTTGAAAGGCTATGACTTTCACGTATTGCAATAACTTGTAAGACAAGAATCCAGATCGATAATGCAAAGCCGAAGAGACCGCTGAGTATGCCGCCGACGATACCTAAAAAACCCAGTAAAAAGGAAATAGGAACATTAATAATCATTGGAAAGTTAGCAAAGGCATACGCAGAGAATAGATTCCAATATTGACCCTTGCCGCCGAAAAGGCGGGCGAAAAGATGGATCAAGAGAGTAGATATAAATAGTGAAATAATCCCAAAGGGAATCATTGCCAGTGCAATATAGTACAAGGGAAATTGAAAACCGATTTCAAGCATGGAGTTTTCATAACTGCTAAATTGAGCCCCGCTATAGACTGCAACTATTGAAGTTAAAATCAGTACAAATGTATATACCAGGAAAGCCAAACCTGCCGGCTTTTCCTTTGCAACCTCATTTAATGTTGCAACCGGCATAGTAATGACACCGGATAGCCAGTTGATTATTTTATCAAACATATTTTTACCTCCATGATTTGAGTAATTTAATAAACTATCTAACCTGGTAGCGAATATCAGGTTTAATACCTTCCCTCAGCATTTCTAGTATTACCAGTTCCGGGTTTATGGAGGACCTCTCAATTGTCGACAATACTTTATATCCGTAACTAAATAACTGGGCAAACATCGGTGGTTGGGGAAATTCATAGCGAACAGGATTCTCCAGGTTATTCAGTTCAGCCAGATAGTCAATTGCATCTTCAATACCACCAAGTCTGTCAACCAGACCAAGTTCAAGGGCCTGGGATCCGAGATAAATCTGACCGGTTGCCAGTATGCGGACCCTTTCAGGATCCATTCTTCTGCCCTCGGCTACTGCCAATATAAATTGGTTATAGGCTTCATCTGATATATCTTGCATAATCATTCTTTCATCATCAGTCATCGTGCGGCTCAGCATATCTTTATGCTCCCCGGACTTGATGACTTCAACCTCAATGCCGATCATTTCGTATAGTCCTTCCATATTCATCAAAGTGCTGATTACACCGATCGAGCCCGTCATGGTACCAGGTTGAGCAATAATTCCCTGGGCTGGTGCTGCTATGTAATAACCTCCAGAAGCAGCCATGTCCCCCATTGAAACAACAATCGGTTTTTCAAATTCCCTGACCATAGCTGCTATATCTTGTGAAGCGGCAATAGACCCACCTGGGCTTTCAATTCTCAAAACAACCCCTTTTATTGATTGGTCAGAAGCGGCACGCTCAAGTTGGCTATTGAC is a window from the Bacillota bacterium genome containing:
- a CDS encoding DNA-3-methyladenine glycosylase I; this translates as MLRCPWCGDDPLYVKYHDEEWGVPVYSDQRHFEFLVLESAQAGLSWLTILRRREDYRRIYEDFDPFKVARFDDTKIEEMMQDKRIIRNRLKIESSINNARRYLEVCDMFGSFSNYLWNFVDGKPLIGHWEDISEIPAQTSLSEQMSRDLKKRGFKFIGPTIIYSHLQATGLINDHLVSCFRYQELVSHR
- a CDS encoding thiamine pyrophosphate-binding protein, producing MARINGGHLAVKYLKEVEDVEIVFGISGGHIESLLDGFTEYGIRTIDVRHEQAAVMAAEAWSIYTGKTGVCFLTAGPGFTNGLTGIVNASLDNTPLVILSGRHALRDELKGALQEMNQIDMIKPVTKWCATCYDAKRIPEYLSIAFRKAKEGRPGPVFLELPPDVLNISVDESEAPFPPRPDGRYIVRPDKNSLAKAAEMINSAKQPLFIGGSGVGFSSCSPVLKKFIEQSGIPFMLLNYGRGELADDHPQSIWDCGYIGMMSATPQADVIIAAGIRFNWLLQSGNLIPPSAKVIRIDIEASELDRNRSADVGLMGDIAATLEELIPLTEKKDHTAWLQSIRESSQAMLDYELQMRSSPSDPIHPVRLAAKIQEYAGKDAYYIADGGDTVYFGLTGFMSKLKAGVIGSAAGLFGCLGTGIPFAMAAKLANPDKKVLLLNGDGSFGFNAMEFDTMVRHNIPIVCIINNDCAWGMIKHGQEMSIGADRLQCAELGLRRYEKVVEGLGGHGEYVTEDAEIIPAIERAFASGKPAVVNVVTDPTVTSLITPFFSQSLKME
- a CDS encoding permease, translating into MFTATLVLAILALVFFFLNLKSGKHLEGLIQGAKQFLAVLPVLVAAFILAGMLEALIPEAFVRQWLASEAGVRGVILGTIGGMILAMGPYASFPIISSIQGAGAGLGTTVALVTGWMLLGLSRFPFEMGVLGLRFTLTRMAISIPLCLLVGILAHLIEVFLL
- a CDS encoding C-GCAxxG-C-C family protein gives rise to the protein MKKTDAAVQSFANGFLCSQALFSTYCEELGLDPEKALKIACGFGSGMSYTAGTCGAVTGAYMLIGLKHGKIAADDNNAKDETYALIQEFTRRFKEKYGSVQCKDLLGCDISNPEVLQEAKDKQLFTSVCHDIVRSAAEIVENLLELGDSDTTCS
- a CDS encoding aldo/keto reductase, yielding MIPRRALGKTGYEVSIFSLGGESILEQTGHAEEAEKIINRAIDLGVNYIDTAPTYGAGGSEKNIGRVMAYRRNKVFLATKTGDRSYDGTMRKLERSLKKLRTDYLDLYQLHDMQNEDDLKRAFSNDGALKALEKLREQKVVRFIGITGHKDPDLLLKGIKEYPFDCLLIPINAGDIHDIPFQNKLLPEAVEMGMGVIAMKVTAVKRIFHSGGITSMKQALSYTLTFPVSTAIVGISKIEEVDENARITAEFNNLSEDEIKQIESMTKPYSYEANFFKHEW
- a CDS encoding alcohol dehydrogenase catalytic domain-containing protein; its protein translation is MNILRAAILNGVEELCLIDKPRPVPAAGEVLVRVEYCGICGSDLHAYKSGLFPFGMTIGHEYAGIIEEVGPDVDHLVQGQKVTGTASIACNSCFSCLSGRDNICETMNIVGVTREGAMADYLLAPQESIVVIPESMPIEMGALAEPYSVALHAVKLIKASTDQAAIILGAGAIGLCLLAELKRRGLGKIYVIDLNDERLKTAEEMGATATINPGIESLEKKVNELTSGTGAELVFECVGIPDTIKETVNLARQGGSVVVLGICEIPVDLFFLGLVTREIQIRTSYGSTADEFREALSIIAADPGALEPLVNKVINLEKLVEDGFKPLFDKCCPDIKVLVRIN
- a CDS encoding nitrogen fixation protein NifH encodes the protein MSWKDQLKGDTLSWLLDENEPGVRYLAMRDLLELPSGDSDLISACEKAHSVGPISIILEQMNNDGYWVTPGPGYNPKYRSSVWSLILLAQLGALISFDQRIEKACRYLIENALTEHGQFSASGTPSSTVDCLQGNMCASMIDLGYNDPRLENAFEWMARSVTGEGVAPMEDKKAALRYYSGKYGPGFLCGANNKEACAWGAVKVMLAFGKLPLSQRTPLIERAIEKGIEFLFSVDPVDSTYPSGWNEKPSGNWWKFGFPVFYVTDLLQNVEALVNLGFGRDQRLANALKYIRDKQDNEGRWAIDYDYPGKTWVDFGPKKQPNKWVTLRAARVIKDSFSNKTKKIF